A region from the Natronorubrum halophilum genome encodes:
- a CDS encoding cupin domain-containing protein has protein sequence MGYDTASKTDPESVIDEEWGGMWFLKDELDSDHVGISVLELEPGGKGMEHDEADRGQEEIYYVVSGTAEVGLTDRDETVSLEEDDLIRLDPEETRQIHNRSDERIKLVLVGAPL, from the coding sequence ATGGGCTACGACACTGCCAGCAAGACCGATCCGGAGTCAGTCATCGACGAGGAGTGGGGCGGCATGTGGTTCCTCAAGGACGAACTCGACAGCGATCACGTCGGGATCTCCGTCCTCGAACTCGAGCCCGGCGGCAAGGGGATGGAACACGACGAGGCCGACCGCGGTCAGGAGGAGATCTACTACGTCGTCAGCGGCACCGCGGAGGTCGGACTGACCGATCGCGACGAGACGGTCTCCCTCGAGGAGGACGACCTCATCCGACTCGATCCCGAGGAGACCCGCCAGATTCACAACCGAAGCGACGAACGCATAAAACTCGTGCTCGTCGGCGCGCCGCTTTGA
- a CDS encoding ATP-binding protein, with protein MILVVCGPPGAGKTTIATALRKRLEAGGESVVVHHSDDFSSRTYEQLYERVTADPDEAITVVDGTFYRREWQAQFRTLEARADVRFVRVTASLETCLERNRSRADSIDERGVHVVYREFDAPENALEIDTDACDIEDAVDRIEGALEAWSSPAE; from the coding sequence GTGATCCTCGTCGTCTGCGGGCCGCCGGGCGCGGGCAAGACGACCATCGCCACGGCCCTCCGAAAGCGACTCGAGGCCGGCGGCGAATCCGTCGTCGTCCACCATTCCGACGACTTCTCGAGTCGCACCTACGAGCAACTGTACGAGCGAGTCACGGCGGATCCGGACGAGGCGATCACCGTCGTCGACGGGACGTTCTACCGGCGGGAGTGGCAGGCCCAGTTTCGAACCCTCGAGGCGCGCGCGGACGTTCGGTTCGTTCGCGTCACCGCGAGCCTCGAGACCTGCCTCGAGCGCAATCGGTCGCGAGCGGATTCGATCGACGAACGTGGCGTCCACGTGGTCTACCGCGAGTTCGACGCGCCCGAAAACGCACTCGAGATCGATACTGATGCGTGCGATATCGAAGACGCGGTCGATCGGATCGAAGGCGCGCTCGAGGCGTGGAGCAGCCCTGCCGAGTAA